The Sorangiineae bacterium MSr11367 genome window below encodes:
- a CDS encoding DNA mismatch repair protein encodes MLSYDRPYAAALPHPGPPPQGEGALVYPVLVPDLLHASPLVRIDTEHTKLSIALAFASGVSGGLFSDALDRATIAPSSWEPEVYAGDLFLEQFVSLCFKIRIGAQEPTMATRHLANVLARPPDDVNTIHYRRAIVAELAGSPVLRRSLEQLYLALCQFRTLLEGATAGRKWDSNRRQLDVLTAIKAIFDAMADGFLSAGSGLSRLRSFGQRVRAGEPYKALSDLLEYDEKLASVNLEVRVGADGKIRDFEIRSVQENRTNPFRSPAWRRWLAKFELFLRGYHFGEGEVMARLIDAVFDGVQDELVHFVQLLGDVEFYLGALGFHDAARASNLPVCLPTFVRPDQPRTLHGLFNPLLLAHGATPVPCDVTTDRHTTTVLVTGPNSGGKTRLLQSIGLVQLLAQSGVFVPARSGSVALARGLVVSLLQETRADQAEGRLGMELVRIRALFERLPPGAMVLLDELCSGTNPSEGEEIFELVVRMLTRLEPYAFITTHFLAFAARLERQKTIPDLRFLRVVLGAAHEPTYQFAAGVAETSLAAHAAKRLGVTGEQLAALIEQNIRRTGG; translated from the coding sequence ATGCTCTCGTACGACCGCCCCTACGCCGCTGCGCTCCCCCACCCCGGCCCTCCCCCGCAGGGGGAGGGAGCCCTGGTGTATCCGGTGCTCGTGCCGGATTTGTTGCATGCTTCGCCGCTCGTGCGGATTGACACCGAGCATACGAAGCTCTCGATTGCGCTGGCGTTTGCCAGCGGGGTCTCGGGAGGGCTCTTCAGCGATGCGCTCGATCGGGCTACGATTGCGCCGTCGAGTTGGGAACCCGAGGTGTATGCGGGGGACCTCTTTTTGGAGCAATTCGTTTCGCTCTGCTTCAAGATTCGCATCGGTGCGCAAGAGCCCACCATGGCCACGCGCCACCTCGCCAACGTGCTCGCGCGGCCGCCGGACGACGTGAACACGATCCATTATCGCCGCGCCATCGTGGCCGAGCTCGCGGGCTCGCCAGTGCTGCGCCGATCCTTGGAGCAATTGTATTTGGCATTGTGCCAATTTCGCACCTTGCTCGAGGGGGCCACGGCGGGGCGAAAGTGGGATTCGAACCGGCGCCAGCTCGATGTGCTGACGGCCATCAAAGCGATCTTCGATGCCATGGCCGATGGCTTTCTTTCCGCCGGCTCCGGGCTCTCCCGGCTCCGCAGCTTCGGCCAGCGCGTGCGCGCGGGGGAGCCGTACAAGGCACTCTCCGATTTGCTCGAATACGATGAGAAGCTCGCCTCGGTGAACCTCGAGGTGCGGGTCGGGGCCGACGGCAAAATTCGCGATTTCGAAATACGGTCCGTCCAGGAAAACCGCACCAATCCATTCCGCAGCCCCGCCTGGCGGCGTTGGCTGGCGAAGTTCGAGCTGTTCCTGCGCGGCTACCACTTCGGCGAGGGCGAGGTGATGGCGCGGCTGATCGATGCGGTGTTCGACGGCGTGCAGGACGAACTCGTTCACTTCGTGCAGTTGCTCGGCGACGTCGAGTTCTACCTGGGCGCACTCGGCTTTCACGATGCCGCACGCGCCTCGAACCTTCCCGTGTGCCTGCCCACCTTCGTGCGGCCGGACCAGCCGCGCACGTTGCACGGGCTCTTCAATCCGTTGCTGCTCGCGCACGGGGCCACGCCGGTTCCATGCGATGTGACGACGGATCGGCACACCACCACGGTGCTGGTGACCGGCCCCAACTCGGGCGGGAAAACGCGGCTCTTGCAGTCCATCGGGCTGGTGCAGCTCTTGGCACAGTCGGGCGTCTTCGTCCCCGCGCGCTCGGGCAGCGTGGCGCTGGCGCGCGGCCTCGTCGTATCGCTGCTTCAGGAGACGCGTGCGGATCAAGCGGAGGGCCGGCTCGGCATGGAGCTGGTGCGCATTCGCGCGCTGTTCGAGCGGTTGCCGCCGGGTGCCATGGTGCTCTTGGACGAGCTGTGCTCGGGAACGAATCCGTCCGAAGGTGAAGAGATTTTCGAGCTGGTGGTGCGCATGCTGACGCGGCTCGAACCGTACGCGTTCATCACCACGCACTTTTTGGCCTTCGCCGCACGGCTGGAGCGGCAAAAGACGATTCCCGATTTGCGCTTTCTGCGCGTCGTTCTCGGCGCCGCGCACGAGCCGACGTACCAGTTCGCCGCCGGCGTGGCCGAAACGTCGCTCGCGGCGCATGCGGCGAAGAGGCTGGGCGTGACCGGCGAGCAGCTGGCGGCACTCATCGAACAGAACATTCGACGCACGGGAGGATGA
- a CDS encoding NPCBM/NEW2 domain-containing protein, with protein sequence MSRQWSSSKRRATGALLAASAAVLAVACSVDGGERPEDGSLPLQGEAKKPPQANTVQAINDLAKTPYQGWNTYFGLSSSFTEQTIKEAADAIVRRGLKDVGYEYVWIDGGWWNGDRDTAGNIAISPTQWPNGMKAVADYIHSLGLKAGIYTDVGINGCGGKNQGSYGHYQQDFDQFAAWGYDAVKVDFCGGKLMDLDPPVAFGQVRDAILNNSSHRPMLFNICNPFVPETGASPGRAAYDSYKFGPTTGNSWRTDTDIGFPRNVVFVDLLRNFDHNAAHPEAAGPGHWNDPDYLCPEIGMTPAEFQAQFSMWAVVAAPLIIGSDVRNISDASVEMLKNREVIAIDQDPLGVQGTAISTVGDAQVYTKPLSNGDYAVALFNRGPKAQVISTTARQVGLANARGYALRDVWKHASTETAGKIAANVGAHSAVLFRVSKAKGENPPSVVMSPLTITTPSQAVLPLVVPGSTFTVSTSFTNHARQTVREATLTLSVPTGWKASPVGNPRASRLRTGETVNGKWNITVPAGTVPGPNDVKTAAAYQWDSDDCDGESGTVTDTSVVQVPPTPPANTTALSHHPWLDGTSAYLVPRVDREVASGGPLVMLGTRYAEGIGTNGPSVIDFYVGGACTKLTGVVGIDDSVRFDPQGGTSVFQVFGDGVKLYDSGLVTRTATKPLSVDLGSAKVLSLVVTDGGDHSYNDRANWANLQIACAAPQPTVPAGPWPHYESLGGASATATSANDGNPASDAIDGNVNTIWHSRWSPAQDPLPISFTLDLKSPRTVSGLTYLPRVDGTINGTVTSYEVEVSSDGTTFAAAAPAGAWPQDALLKSVQIVPISARYIRLTAKAGAYGFASASEIGVATIP encoded by the coding sequence ATGTCGAGGCAATGGAGTTCATCGAAGCGGAGAGCAACGGGTGCCCTGCTGGCTGCGTCGGCCGCCGTCTTGGCGGTGGCCTGTAGTGTCGACGGTGGAGAACGGCCGGAGGACGGCTCCCTGCCTTTGCAGGGCGAAGCCAAGAAGCCGCCCCAGGCCAATACGGTGCAGGCCATCAATGATTTGGCCAAAACGCCTTATCAAGGATGGAATACGTATTTTGGTTTGAGCTCGTCCTTCACCGAGCAAACCATCAAAGAAGCGGCGGATGCCATCGTGCGGCGTGGGTTGAAGGACGTCGGCTACGAGTACGTATGGATCGATGGTGGCTGGTGGAATGGCGATCGCGACACGGCGGGCAACATCGCCATCAGTCCGACCCAGTGGCCCAATGGGATGAAGGCGGTGGCGGATTACATCCATTCGCTCGGGCTCAAGGCCGGTATTTATACGGACGTCGGCATCAACGGCTGTGGGGGCAAGAATCAGGGCAGCTACGGGCACTACCAACAGGACTTCGATCAATTTGCCGCGTGGGGATACGACGCGGTCAAGGTCGACTTCTGCGGTGGCAAGCTGATGGATCTGGATCCGCCGGTGGCGTTCGGTCAGGTCCGTGATGCGATCTTGAACAACAGCAGCCACCGGCCGATGCTCTTCAACATTTGCAACCCCTTCGTGCCGGAGACCGGTGCGTCGCCGGGACGGGCCGCGTACGACTCGTACAAGTTCGGCCCCACCACGGGGAATTCGTGGCGAACGGACACGGATATCGGCTTTCCGCGAAATGTGGTGTTCGTCGATCTGCTCCGCAATTTCGATCACAATGCCGCCCACCCGGAGGCGGCCGGTCCGGGGCATTGGAACGATCCCGATTACCTCTGTCCCGAAATCGGGATGACCCCGGCGGAGTTCCAGGCCCAATTCTCCATGTGGGCCGTGGTCGCGGCGCCGCTCATCATCGGCAGCGACGTGCGGAACATCTCCGACGCCTCGGTGGAGATGCTGAAGAACCGCGAGGTCATTGCCATCGATCAGGATCCACTGGGCGTGCAGGGCACGGCCATTTCCACGGTGGGCGATGCGCAGGTTTACACCAAGCCGCTGTCCAACGGCGACTACGCGGTGGCCTTGTTCAACCGCGGGCCGAAGGCGCAGGTGATCTCCACCACGGCGCGGCAAGTTGGTTTGGCGAATGCGCGAGGTTATGCGCTGCGCGATGTGTGGAAGCACGCGTCCACGGAGACGGCAGGGAAGATCGCGGCGAACGTCGGGGCGCATAGCGCGGTCTTGTTCCGTGTGTCCAAGGCCAAGGGGGAGAATCCTCCGTCGGTGGTGATGTCGCCGCTGACCATCACGACGCCGTCGCAGGCGGTGCTACCGTTGGTGGTGCCGGGCAGCACGTTCACCGTGTCGACGTCGTTCACGAACCACGCGCGGCAGACCGTGCGTGAGGCGACGCTCACCTTGAGCGTTCCCACGGGCTGGAAGGCTTCACCGGTGGGCAATCCGCGTGCGAGCCGGCTGCGCACCGGTGAGACGGTGAATGGCAAGTGGAACATCACCGTTCCCGCCGGCACGGTGCCCGGGCCCAACGACGTGAAGACGGCGGCGGCGTACCAATGGGACAGCGACGACTGCGATGGCGAGAGTGGCACCGTCACGGACACGAGCGTCGTGCAGGTTCCTCCCACGCCGCCGGCGAATACGACGGCGTTGAGCCATCATCCGTGGCTCGACGGCACGAGCGCCTACCTGGTCCCGCGTGTGGATCGCGAGGTCGCGAGCGGCGGGCCGCTGGTCATGCTCGGAACGCGGTACGCCGAGGGCATCGGCACCAATGGCCCGTCGGTGATCGACTTCTACGTGGGCGGCGCCTGCACGAAGCTCACCGGTGTGGTGGGCATCGACGACTCCGTCCGATTCGATCCGCAGGGAGGAACGTCGGTCTTCCAAGTGTTCGGCGACGGCGTCAAGCTGTACGACAGCGGTTTGGTTACGCGCACGGCGACCAAGCCCCTGTCCGTGGATTTGGGCTCGGCCAAGGTTCTCTCCTTGGTGGTGACCGACGGCGGCGACCATAGCTACAACGACCGCGCGAACTGGGCGAACCTGCAGATCGCGTGCGCCGCTCCGCAGCCGACGGTGCCCGCAGGGCCCTGGCCGCACTACGAGTCGCTCGGCGGTGCATCGGCGACGGCCACCAGCGCCAACGATGGCAATCCCGCCAGCGATGCCATCGACGGCAACGTCAATACGATATGGCATTCGCGGTGGAGCCCCGCGCAGGATCCGCTGCCTATTTCGTTCACCCTGGATCTGAAGTCGCCTCGAACGGTCAGCGGCCTGACGTACCTTCCGCGGGTGGACGGGACCATCAACGGGACCGTCACGTCGTACGAGGTCGAGGTGAGCTCCGATGGGACGACCTTCGCCGCGGCGGCACCGGCCGGGGCGTGGCCCCAGGATGCGCTTCTCAAATCGGTACAGATTGTACCGATTTCCGCGCGGTACATTCGCCTGACGGCGAAAGCTGGGGCGTACGGCTTTGCGTCGGCGTCCGAAATCGGGGTGGCGACGATTCCGTAG